From a region of the Triticum aestivum cultivar Chinese Spring chromosome 7D, IWGSC CS RefSeq v2.1, whole genome shotgun sequence genome:
- the LOC123166094 gene encoding wall-associated receptor kinase 3 isoform X1, with protein MAIHTVFQLLLLLLLSSISSSTTMATTPLAARASESGAPRHQQGIRRFPSANCPNKCGDMDIMFPFGIGPDCSRDTTFALICDNGTLYLTDRVTKVFFMGDAGAPQASIGSVIIKSSIPISTSPGAEVQNASLKTPSSNLVFALSQLMITVCNFYTYLIGNSNISPEIPFCTYCDADESDPDMVYGKKCNHRPPFDAHMVANPVQLKFVPVKEAQQVQRQKATVLAMLFWNINDQRTCAAASADWANFACVSNHSSCVDTTYMAGYSCRCDAGYSGNPYVLGGCSRDPGYNPSARRNVTCTRSCGKMKIPFPFGLEDGCSAKTEFQLYCNASAFMFLYSIRRPGGYITNINITEGYLDIEGTSYDQSDYGPFYIADRGSNRLQWVVANITCQEAHQHIFTYACVSPNSECLYVNSTVVGYSCKCNDGHAGNPYVTGPDGCKCNDGLCKGVCRSTDGSYTCAGIAIGLGIGFGLLLLGLSAMFILRRWRRGVQKRLRMKYFTKNHGLLLEQLISSNEDASERTKIFSLEELEQATNNFDLTRILGRGGHGMVYKGILSDQRVVAIKKSKVIEQGEIDQFINEVAILSQINHRNIVKLYGCCLETEVPLLVYDFVPNGSLFEILHSGPSNTSLSWDGCLRIAAQAAGALYYLHSAASISVFHRDVKSSNILLDANYTAKVSDFGASRLVHIDQTHVTTGIQGTFGYLDPEYFRTGQLNEKSDVYSFGVVLLELLLRKKPVFTSESGSAQSLSSYFLGEMQERPVKEIVAAQVREEATEEEIISVASLAEMCLRLQGDYRPTMKEVEMSLQLLHTKRLLSSHVTPENGRAEASAPSHSGNEINPAPAHSQRCYSLEQEFLSSASLPR; from the exons ATGGCCATCCACACGGTGTTTCAGCTGCTCCTACTTCTGCTTCTTTCTTCCAtcagcagcagcaccaccatggCTACGACTCCATTAGCAGCGCGAGCTTCCGAATCTGGAGCTCCAAGACACCAACAGGGCATCAGGAGGTTCCCATCTGCCAATTGCCCAAACAAATGCGGCGATATGGATATCATGTTTCCCTTCGGCATCGGCCCCGACTGCTCCCGGGATACCACCTTCGCTCTCATTTGCGACAACGGCACGCTCTATCTCACAGACCGCGTCACGAAGGTGTTTTTCATGGGCGACGCCGGGGCTCCACAGGCTTCCATTGGCA GTGTAATTATCAAGTCCTCAATTCCCATCTCGACGAGTCCGGGTGCTGAAGTGCAGAATGCATCACTAAAGACCCCCTCCAGCAATCTCGTTTTCGCTCTCTCTCAGCTAATGATCACCGTGTGCAATTTCTACACCTACCTGATTGGAAACTCAAATATAAGTCCGGAAATCCCGTTTTGCACTTACTGTGACGCGGATGAGTCAGACCCCGATATGGTTTACGGGAAGAAATGCAACCACAGACCACCCTTCGACGCCCACATGGTTGCCAATCCCGTGCAGCTCAAGTTTGTCCCTGTCAAGGAGGCCCAGCAGGTGCAGCGCCAAAAAGCGACTGTGCTAGCTATGCTTTTTTGGAATATAAATGACCAACGTACATGTGCCGCCGCTTCGGCAGATTGGGCCAACTTCGCCTGCGTGAGCAACCACAGCTCGTGCGTAGACACCACATACATGGCTGGTTATTCATGCCGTTGCGATGCTGGGTACTCGGGCAACCCGTATGTACTCGGTGGCTGCTCGCGTGATCCCG GATACAATCCGTCGGCTCGGCGAAATGTGACGTGCACTCGTTCTTGTGGTAAAATGAAGATTCCCTTTCCATTTGGACTAGAAGATGGTTGTTCTGCAAAGACCGAATTTCAACTTTACTGCAACGCATCAGCTTTCATGTTTCTATATTCAATTAGAAGGCCAGGGGGATATATCACAAACATCAATATTACTGAGGGGTACTTGGACATTGAAGGTACCTCTTATGATCAGTCTGACTATGGACCATTCTACATTGCTGACAGAGGCTCAAACAGACTGCAATGGGTAGTCGCAAATATAACTTGCCAAGAGGCACATCAGCATATCTTCACATATGCATGTGTTAGCCCCAATAGCGAATGCTTATACGTCAACTCAACGGTAGTGGGTTATAGCTGTAAATGCAATGATGGCCATGCAGGAAATCCATACGTTACCGGACCCGATGGTTGTAAATGCAATGATGGCCTTTGTAAAGGAGTATGCCGCAGTACCGATGGAAGTTACACATGTGCAGGTATTGCTATTGGGCTTGGAATTGGCTTCGGTCTTCTACTTCTTGGCTTAAGTGCAATGTTTATCCTCCGTAGATGGAGAAGAGGCGTCCAAAAGAGACTGAGAATGAAATATTTTACAAAGAACCACGGCCTCCTTCTAGAACAATTAATATCATCAAATGAAGATGCAAGTGAAAGGACAAAGATTTTCTCTCTAGAAGAGTTGGAGCAGGCAACAAACAACTTTGATCTCACACGGATCCTTGGCCGTGGAGGGCATGGCATGGTGTACAAAGGCATCTTATCTGACCAGCGAGTGGTGGCTATAAAGAAATCTAAGGTCATTGAGCAAGGTGAGATTGACCAATTCATCAATGAGGTCGCCATCCTTTCACAGATCAACCACAGAAACATCGTAAAGTTGTATGGTTGTTGCCTTGAAACTGAGGTGCCACTACTAGTGTATGATTTTGTTCCTAATGGTTCCTTGTTTGAAATCCTTCATTCTGGTCCAAGCAACACTTCTTTGTCCTGGGATGGCTGCCTAAGAATTGCTGCACAGGCTGCAGGAGCCCTCTATTATCTCCACTCTGCAGCTTCCATATCAGTCTTCCATCGTGATGTCAAGTCTTCTAATATACTCCTGGATGCAAACTACACTGCAAAAGTTTCTGACTTTGGTGCATCAAGATTGGTGCATATAGATCAAACTCATGTTACCACCGGCATACAAGGCACATTTGGATACTTGGATCCAGAATATTTTCGCACTGGGCAGCTAAATGAAAAGAGCGACGTGTACAGCTTTGGTGTTGTGCTTTTAGAGCTACTTCTCAGAAAGAAACCTGTTTTTACTAGCGAGTCAGGCTCGGCTCAGAGTTTATCTAGTTACTTTCTTGGGGAGATGCAGGAGAGGCCAGTAAAAGAGATAGTCGCCGCTCAAGTTCGTGAAGAAGCAACCGAGGAAGAAATTATCAGTGTTGCCTCCCTTGCAGAGATGTGCCTGCGGCTCCAGGGTGATTATAGGCCTACGATGAAGGAAGTGGAGATGTCTTTGCAGCTTCTGCATACGAAAAGGTTGTTGTCATCCCATGTCACTCCAGAAAATGGACGAGCTGAAGCTAGTGCCCCGTCTCACTCAGGTAACGAAATCAATCCAGCCCCTGCACACAGTCAACGATGTTATAGCTTGGAGCAAGAGTTCTTATCATCTGCTAGCTTACCACGCTAA
- the LOC123166094 gene encoding wall-associated receptor kinase-like 22 isoform X2, with the protein MITVCNFYTYLIGNSNISPEIPFCTYCDADESDPDMVYGKKCNHRPPFDAHMVANPVQLKFVPVKEAQQVQRQKATVLAMLFWNINDQRTCAAASADWANFACVSNHSSCVDTTYMAGYSCRCDAGYSGNPYVLGGCSRDPGYNPSARRNVTCTRSCGKMKIPFPFGLEDGCSAKTEFQLYCNASAFMFLYSIRRPGGYITNINITEGYLDIEGTSYDQSDYGPFYIADRGSNRLQWVVANITCQEAHQHIFTYACVSPNSECLYVNSTVVGYSCKCNDGHAGNPYVTGPDGCKCNDGLCKGVCRSTDGSYTCAGIAIGLGIGFGLLLLGLSAMFILRRWRRGVQKRLRMKYFTKNHGLLLEQLISSNEDASERTKIFSLEELEQATNNFDLTRILGRGGHGMVYKGILSDQRVVAIKKSKVIEQGEIDQFINEVAILSQINHRNIVKLYGCCLETEVPLLVYDFVPNGSLFEILHSGPSNTSLSWDGCLRIAAQAAGALYYLHSAASISVFHRDVKSSNILLDANYTAKVSDFGASRLVHIDQTHVTTGIQGTFGYLDPEYFRTGQLNEKSDVYSFGVVLLELLLRKKPVFTSESGSAQSLSSYFLGEMQERPVKEIVAAQVREEATEEEIISVASLAEMCLRLQGDYRPTMKEVEMSLQLLHTKRLLSSHVTPENGRAEASAPSHSGNEINPAPAHSQRCYSLEQEFLSSASLPR; encoded by the exons ATGATCACCGTGTGCAATTTCTACACCTACCTGATTGGAAACTCAAATATAAGTCCGGAAATCCCGTTTTGCACTTACTGTGACGCGGATGAGTCAGACCCCGATATGGTTTACGGGAAGAAATGCAACCACAGACCACCCTTCGACGCCCACATGGTTGCCAATCCCGTGCAGCTCAAGTTTGTCCCTGTCAAGGAGGCCCAGCAGGTGCAGCGCCAAAAAGCGACTGTGCTAGCTATGCTTTTTTGGAATATAAATGACCAACGTACATGTGCCGCCGCTTCGGCAGATTGGGCCAACTTCGCCTGCGTGAGCAACCACAGCTCGTGCGTAGACACCACATACATGGCTGGTTATTCATGCCGTTGCGATGCTGGGTACTCGGGCAACCCGTATGTACTCGGTGGCTGCTCGCGTGATCCCG GATACAATCCGTCGGCTCGGCGAAATGTGACGTGCACTCGTTCTTGTGGTAAAATGAAGATTCCCTTTCCATTTGGACTAGAAGATGGTTGTTCTGCAAAGACCGAATTTCAACTTTACTGCAACGCATCAGCTTTCATGTTTCTATATTCAATTAGAAGGCCAGGGGGATATATCACAAACATCAATATTACTGAGGGGTACTTGGACATTGAAGGTACCTCTTATGATCAGTCTGACTATGGACCATTCTACATTGCTGACAGAGGCTCAAACAGACTGCAATGGGTAGTCGCAAATATAACTTGCCAAGAGGCACATCAGCATATCTTCACATATGCATGTGTTAGCCCCAATAGCGAATGCTTATACGTCAACTCAACGGTAGTGGGTTATAGCTGTAAATGCAATGATGGCCATGCAGGAAATCCATACGTTACCGGACCCGATGGTTGTAAATGCAATGATGGCCTTTGTAAAGGAGTATGCCGCAGTACCGATGGAAGTTACACATGTGCAGGTATTGCTATTGGGCTTGGAATTGGCTTCGGTCTTCTACTTCTTGGCTTAAGTGCAATGTTTATCCTCCGTAGATGGAGAAGAGGCGTCCAAAAGAGACTGAGAATGAAATATTTTACAAAGAACCACGGCCTCCTTCTAGAACAATTAATATCATCAAATGAAGATGCAAGTGAAAGGACAAAGATTTTCTCTCTAGAAGAGTTGGAGCAGGCAACAAACAACTTTGATCTCACACGGATCCTTGGCCGTGGAGGGCATGGCATGGTGTACAAAGGCATCTTATCTGACCAGCGAGTGGTGGCTATAAAGAAATCTAAGGTCATTGAGCAAGGTGAGATTGACCAATTCATCAATGAGGTCGCCATCCTTTCACAGATCAACCACAGAAACATCGTAAAGTTGTATGGTTGTTGCCTTGAAACTGAGGTGCCACTACTAGTGTATGATTTTGTTCCTAATGGTTCCTTGTTTGAAATCCTTCATTCTGGTCCAAGCAACACTTCTTTGTCCTGGGATGGCTGCCTAAGAATTGCTGCACAGGCTGCAGGAGCCCTCTATTATCTCCACTCTGCAGCTTCCATATCAGTCTTCCATCGTGATGTCAAGTCTTCTAATATACTCCTGGATGCAAACTACACTGCAAAAGTTTCTGACTTTGGTGCATCAAGATTGGTGCATATAGATCAAACTCATGTTACCACCGGCATACAAGGCACATTTGGATACTTGGATCCAGAATATTTTCGCACTGGGCAGCTAAATGAAAAGAGCGACGTGTACAGCTTTGGTGTTGTGCTTTTAGAGCTACTTCTCAGAAAGAAACCTGTTTTTACTAGCGAGTCAGGCTCGGCTCAGAGTTTATCTAGTTACTTTCTTGGGGAGATGCAGGAGAGGCCAGTAAAAGAGATAGTCGCCGCTCAAGTTCGTGAAGAAGCAACCGAGGAAGAAATTATCAGTGTTGCCTCCCTTGCAGAGATGTGCCTGCGGCTCCAGGGTGATTATAGGCCTACGATGAAGGAAGTGGAGATGTCTTTGCAGCTTCTGCATACGAAAAGGTTGTTGTCATCCCATGTCACTCCAGAAAATGGACGAGCTGAAGCTAGTGCCCCGTCTCACTCAGGTAACGAAATCAATCCAGCCCCTGCACACAGTCAACGATGTTATAGCTTGGAGCAAGAGTTCTTATCATCTGCTAGCTTACCACGCTAA